The Corynebacterium tuberculostearicum genome window below encodes:
- the proB gene encoding glutamate 5-kinase encodes MSSDEQKEPILPLPVEPFDGPTADTPFPEPLDENPVASGFESDLRHDIAQAKRVVVKIGSSSLTDENFRVSQEKIDHIVDAVHARMGRSDVIIVSSGAVAAGMGPLGLHQRPTDLATKQASASVGQVHLASVWGQSFARYKRTIGQVLLTASDTGHRDRARNAQRTIDRLRQLRTIPIVNENDAVATSEMHFGDNDRLSALVANLVGADALFLFSDVDGLYDKNPAEPDAKFIDEVRTGKDLKGVVAGDVGKVGTGGMATKVSAARLATRGGIPVLLTSTDNIGPALADASVGTVFHTREERQLSAWKFWALYCADTGGAVRLDEGAKEAVTKGGTSLLAVGITDVQGEFNKGEIIDILGPNGEVIGRGEVRFDSEELHAIKGKKMEDLPEDQRRSVVHADYLSNFASRI; translated from the coding sequence ATGTCTTCTGATGAACAGAAAGAACCCATCCTTCCGCTTCCGGTAGAGCCTTTTGACGGACCTACCGCTGATACCCCTTTCCCGGAGCCGCTCGATGAAAATCCGGTGGCGTCCGGTTTTGAATCGGATCTCCGCCACGACATCGCGCAGGCAAAGCGCGTGGTGGTCAAGATTGGTTCCTCTTCCCTCACGGATGAAAATTTCCGCGTTTCCCAGGAAAAGATCGATCACATCGTTGATGCCGTCCATGCGCGCATGGGCCGCTCCGATGTCATCATTGTCTCTTCCGGTGCGGTTGCCGCAGGTATGGGCCCGCTCGGCCTGCACCAGCGGCCCACCGATTTGGCTACCAAGCAGGCCTCCGCGTCCGTCGGCCAGGTGCACTTGGCCTCTGTGTGGGGCCAGTCCTTTGCGCGCTATAAGCGCACCATCGGCCAGGTCCTCCTCACCGCGTCCGATACCGGCCACCGCGACCGTGCCCGCAATGCGCAGCGCACCATCGACCGCCTGCGCCAGTTGCGCACCATCCCTATCGTGAACGAGAACGATGCGGTGGCAACGTCCGAGATGCACTTTGGCGATAACGATCGCCTTTCCGCGCTGGTAGCCAACCTGGTGGGTGCGGACGCGCTCTTCCTCTTTTCTGACGTGGATGGCCTCTACGATAAGAACCCGGCCGAGCCGGATGCCAAGTTCATCGATGAGGTGCGCACCGGCAAGGACCTGAAGGGCGTTGTGGCTGGTGATGTCGGAAAGGTCGGCACCGGCGGCATGGCTACTAAGGTCTCCGCGGCCCGCCTGGCTACCCGCGGTGGCATTCCAGTGCTGCTGACCTCTACGGATAATATTGGCCCCGCGCTTGCCGACGCCTCCGTGGGCACCGTCTTCCACACCCGCGAGGAACGCCAGCTATCCGCCTGGAAGTTCTGGGCGCTCTACTGCGCCGATACCGGCGGAGCCGTCCGTCTCGACGAGGGCGCCAAGGAGGCCGTCACCAAAGGCGGCACCTCGCTGCTCGCCGTCGGCATTACTGACGTGCAGGGCGAGTTCAATAAGGGAGAAATCATCGACATCCTGGGCCCGAATGGTGAGGTCATCGGCCGCGGCGAAGTCCGCTTTGACTCCGAGGAGCTCCACGCCATCAAGGGCAAGAAGATGGAAGACCTGCCCGAGGATCAGCGCCGTTCCGTCGTCCACGCGGACTACCTCTCCAACTTCGCCTCCCGCATCTAA
- the obgE gene encoding GTPase ObgE, whose protein sequence is MARFIDRVVLHLQAGDGGHGCVSVHREKFKPLGGPDGGNGGHGGDIILEVSEQIHTLMDFHYRPHIKAQRGGNGAGDMRNGGRGEDLILEVPAGTVVRTEKGETLADLTVPGTRFVAAEGGFGGLGNAALASKNRKAPGFALQGEPGQAHDLILELKSMADVGLVGFPSAGKSSLISVLSAAKPKIGDYPFTTLQPNLGVVDMGDSSFTIADVPGLIPGAADGKGLGLDFLRHIERTAVLAHVVDTATIEPGRDPVSDIEAMENELAKYQEALQEDTGLGDLRERPRVIILNKADVPEAEELAEFVKDDLEEKFGWPVFIISAVARKGLDPLKFRLMDMVTEHRKAQPLPKKDKNHTVIHPKAQGHKKHTGAFADFTVKPDPEVEGGFIVEGKKIDRWITQTDFENDEAVGFLADRLAKAGVEDELREQGAVEGCPVTIGGITFEWEPMTGGDPTMASRGEDARLKGTGRVSAAERKRASQARRGLIDEYDYGNDEEVTREGANRDRWQG, encoded by the coding sequence ATGGCACGTTTTATTGACCGCGTTGTCCTGCACCTGCAAGCAGGCGACGGTGGACACGGCTGTGTGTCTGTCCACCGCGAGAAGTTTAAGCCTTTGGGCGGCCCAGATGGCGGCAATGGTGGCCACGGTGGCGACATCATCCTCGAGGTTTCTGAACAAATCCATACGCTTATGGATTTCCACTACCGCCCGCATATTAAGGCGCAACGCGGCGGCAATGGCGCCGGCGATATGCGCAATGGTGGTCGCGGTGAAGACCTGATTTTGGAGGTCCCGGCTGGAACGGTGGTTCGCACCGAAAAGGGCGAAACCTTGGCGGACCTTACTGTTCCGGGAACGCGGTTTGTGGCTGCAGAAGGCGGGTTTGGCGGTCTGGGCAATGCCGCCTTGGCCTCAAAGAACCGCAAGGCACCGGGTTTCGCTCTACAGGGTGAGCCGGGTCAAGCACATGATCTGATCCTTGAGCTGAAATCTATGGCGGATGTAGGGCTGGTGGGCTTTCCATCGGCAGGTAAGTCATCCTTGATTTCGGTGCTGTCGGCCGCGAAACCCAAGATCGGTGATTATCCCTTTACTACGCTGCAGCCGAACCTTGGCGTGGTGGATATGGGAGATAGCTCCTTTACTATCGCAGACGTGCCGGGGCTTATCCCAGGCGCGGCCGATGGCAAGGGGCTCGGTCTAGACTTTTTGCGCCATATTGAACGCACAGCGGTGCTTGCCCATGTGGTGGATACCGCCACCATTGAGCCCGGCCGTGATCCGGTCTCTGATATTGAGGCGATGGAAAATGAGTTGGCAAAGTACCAGGAGGCTTTGCAGGAAGATACTGGTTTGGGGGATCTGCGTGAGCGCCCCCGCGTCATCATTTTGAATAAGGCAGATGTGCCTGAGGCCGAAGAGCTGGCGGAATTTGTCAAGGATGATCTGGAAGAGAAGTTTGGCTGGCCTGTCTTTATTATTTCGGCAGTCGCTCGCAAGGGTCTGGACCCGCTGAAGTTCCGGCTCATGGATATGGTGACCGAGCACCGCAAGGCCCAGCCGTTGCCAAAGAAGGATAAGAACCACACCGTTATCCATCCCAAGGCGCAGGGCCATAAGAAACATACCGGCGCGTTTGCTGATTTCACCGTGAAGCCTGATCCTGAGGTCGAGGGTGGCTTCATTGTTGAGGGCAAGAAGATTGATCGCTGGATTACCCAGACTGACTTTGAAAATGATGAGGCAGTGGGCTTCTTGGCGGACCGCCTGGCCAAGGCCGGCGTGGAGGATGAGCTGCGCGAGCAGGGTGCTGTGGAAGGCTGCCCGGTGACTATCGGCGGCATTACCTTCGAGTGGGAGCCGATGACTGGCGGTGATCCGACGATGGCAAGCCGTGGCGAGGATGCCCGCCTGAAGGGCACGGGCCGTGTCTCCGCCGCGGAGCGCAAGCGCGCCTCCCAGGCGCGCCGTGGCCTTATTGATGAGTACGATTATGGCAATGATGAAGAGGTCACCCGCGAGGGCGCAAACCGAGATAGGTGGCAGGGCTAG
- the rpmA gene encoding 50S ribosomal protein L27, with the protein MAHKKGASSSSNGRDSESKRLGVKRFGGQQVNAGEIIVRQRGTKFHPGENVGRGGDDTLFALAAGSVEFGIKRGRRMVNIVPAEEVAAEATA; encoded by the coding sequence ATGGCACACAAGAAGGGTGCTTCCAGCTCCAGCAACGGTCGCGATTCCGAGTCCAAGCGTCTCGGTGTCAAGCGCTTCGGTGGTCAGCAGGTTAATGCCGGCGAGATCATCGTGCGTCAGCGCGGTACCAAGTTCCACCCAGGTGAGAACGTAGGTCGCGGCGGCGACGATACCCTGTTCGCGCTTGCAGCTGGCTCCGTTGAGTTCGGTATCAAGCGTGGCCGCCGTATGGTCAACATCGTTCCGGCTGAAGAGGTTGCTGCAGAGGCAACTGCCTAA
- the rplU gene encoding 50S ribosomal protein L21: MYAIVKTGGKQYKVAEGDLVKVEKIEGEPGSAVALTPVLLVDGADVKSKASDLEKVSVSAEIVEQGKGPKVDILKYKNKTGYKKRQGHRQPVTTLKITGIK, encoded by the coding sequence ATGTACGCGATCGTCAAGACCGGCGGCAAGCAGTACAAGGTTGCTGAAGGTGACCTCGTCAAGGTCGAGAAGATCGAGGGTGAGCCAGGCTCTGCCGTAGCTCTCACCCCGGTTCTGCTCGTCGATGGCGCCGATGTTAAGTCCAAGGCTTCCGACTTGGAGAAGGTTTCTGTCTCCGCAGAAATCGTTGAGCAGGGTAAGGGCCCGAAGGTCGATATCCTGAAGTACAAGAACAAGACTGGTTACAAGAAGCGTCAGGGCCACCGTCAGCCTGTGACCACCTTGAAGATCACCGGTATCAAGTAA
- a CDS encoding translation initiation factor IF-2 N-terminal domain-containing protein, giving the protein MVAQNSQETTESLKAAASLAQNLDRSQLKDKTRVYSLAKQLGLSSRELVAQLKDMGLKKSAQSSLSREEAGQVLDAVANAAAVADAPETSTQAPAEEAKGEAAAQPEEHSDEEREKKPPKKRAKRARKATRKSAAVAPEEPADAVESGEGEQSAEDEEHLRHRVRKNVDNEISQIEDKVEASLAQAAAETGAAAEEPEDAEAEVSEAAEPTDEAGEAPASALDTGTVDAAKLHEALAEAGEDFEDDYYAPHIVPRAESEEDSGHYDFAPIFMAPQQDEAGAFAPAVNAAEEDFSADDSARDDDEGAADSAEDSREHSGSGSDRGSGKSESRRRGRRGASRGRGAGSKREEQADEPEHIEEPKAIRGSTRIEAQKRRRAELREKGRTRQHIVSQAEFLARREAVERTMVVRDKEREDGAGIITQVGVLEDDLLVEHFVTTESQASLIGNIYLGRVQNVLPSMEAAFVDIGQGRNGVLYAGEIDWRKTKLHGRARKVENALKSGDQVLVQVAKDPIGHKGARLTTQISLAGRYLVYVPGGRSAGISRKLPAPERKRLKDILGRVVPGDGGAIIRTAAENVPEEAIATDVNRLHSRWEDIVAHAKKEKSSKGAKPVTMYEEPNMLIKVVRDLFNEDFTELIVDGKRSFNTVRAYVDSMAPDLADRVVRYRAKDHGGQDAFEAYRIDEQLHKALSRKVWLPSGGTLVIDRTEAMTVIDVNTGKFTGSGGNLEETVTRNNLEAAEEIVRQMRLRDLGGMIVVDFIDMVLPENQDLVLRRLKEALGRDRTRHQVSEVTSLGLVQMTRKRLGTGLVETFSTECECCNGRGIIIHQYPVDEAEDDQRSKHSGRKSKAHKKQHHDPQQHPTAVAMHKHELDDAPENSSKPKRFKKTQAPVYGTESEDAARESAKTSLEDLVANVVVDERGPAESQAESEEHSGDHDRSKERGRGRGRRRARKRTQTEVSDIEAIAYAAADNAAESDEVQEFNSYVPDADTDADSGAVAQAHPGAAARSKRGKKPRRATRRSKATHTAAGGEQKALEKEAAPEKIAPEKATGKTYDEAVAEFEASPRRKRRTRGNSRSDRRPQPQDFAVAGEQDSADADGNASGTEAQHGEKTSREERKARGRGRRRSVRTQPAKRRSTSRVPHEVKEKAQEHGHKQAGGSAEQRHEKAAGAARAGRAGGKGRGRRRAVRQAAPKKAVAENPKVAKTAPGRSTQQDGSSDRSGAGQRAATGDTKVLRRGKKRAVRKKGTSASAKAPKVQDNAAQNRAAGSGAPQENARAKSGRGRRRVARRSKS; this is encoded by the coding sequence ATGGTGGCACAGAACTCTCAAGAAACAACTGAAAGCCTCAAGGCGGCGGCGTCTTTGGCCCAGAACCTGGACCGCAGCCAGCTCAAGGACAAGACCCGCGTGTATTCCCTAGCCAAGCAGCTGGGGCTTTCCTCGCGCGAGCTGGTGGCACAGCTCAAAGACATGGGCCTGAAAAAGAGCGCGCAGAGCTCCCTTTCCCGCGAGGAAGCAGGCCAGGTGCTGGACGCTGTGGCGAACGCCGCCGCGGTTGCCGACGCCCCCGAAACTTCCACCCAAGCACCGGCTGAAGAGGCCAAGGGTGAGGCCGCTGCGCAACCGGAAGAACACTCGGACGAGGAACGGGAAAAGAAGCCGCCGAAAAAGCGCGCCAAGCGCGCCCGCAAGGCCACCCGTAAGTCCGCCGCCGTGGCACCCGAAGAGCCGGCAGATGCCGTCGAGTCAGGGGAAGGCGAGCAGTCCGCGGAAGACGAAGAGCACCTGCGCCACCGCGTGCGCAAGAACGTGGACAATGAGATCTCCCAGATCGAAGACAAGGTAGAGGCATCGCTGGCCCAGGCCGCAGCCGAAACTGGCGCAGCCGCCGAGGAGCCAGAGGACGCTGAAGCGGAAGTATCCGAAGCGGCAGAACCCACGGATGAGGCGGGCGAAGCACCGGCTAGCGCGCTCGATACCGGAACGGTTGATGCGGCGAAGTTGCACGAGGCGCTGGCCGAGGCCGGCGAGGACTTCGAGGATGACTACTACGCCCCGCACATCGTCCCGCGCGCGGAATCCGAGGAAGACTCTGGACACTATGACTTTGCGCCTATCTTCATGGCCCCGCAACAGGACGAGGCAGGGGCATTCGCACCGGCTGTAAATGCAGCGGAGGAGGACTTCTCTGCAGACGACTCCGCACGCGACGACGATGAGGGCGCTGCCGATTCCGCCGAAGATAGCCGCGAGCACTCCGGCTCCGGCTCCGACCGCGGTTCCGGAAAGTCTGAAAGCCGCCGCCGTGGGCGCCGCGGCGCATCCCGCGGACGCGGCGCGGGTTCGAAGCGTGAAGAGCAGGCAGACGAGCCCGAGCACATTGAAGAGCCGAAGGCCATCCGTGGCTCCACGCGCATCGAGGCTCAAAAGCGCCGTCGTGCTGAGCTGCGCGAAAAGGGCCGCACCCGCCAGCACATCGTCTCCCAAGCGGAGTTCCTTGCCCGCCGCGAAGCCGTGGAGCGCACCATGGTGGTGCGCGATAAGGAGCGCGAGGACGGCGCCGGCATCATCACCCAGGTGGGCGTGTTAGAAGATGACTTGTTGGTCGAGCACTTCGTGACCACCGAGTCCCAGGCCTCGCTCATTGGCAATATCTACTTGGGCCGCGTCCAAAACGTGCTGCCGTCCATGGAGGCGGCCTTCGTGGACATCGGACAGGGCCGAAACGGTGTGCTCTACGCCGGTGAAATCGACTGGCGCAAGACCAAGCTGCACGGGCGCGCCCGCAAGGTAGAAAACGCCCTGAAGTCTGGTGACCAGGTGCTGGTGCAGGTGGCTAAGGATCCCATCGGTCACAAGGGCGCGCGACTTACCACCCAGATTTCCCTCGCTGGCCGCTACCTGGTCTACGTACCAGGCGGGCGCAGCGCCGGCATTTCCCGCAAGCTGCCCGCCCCGGAGCGCAAGCGCTTAAAGGATATCCTCGGCCGCGTGGTTCCAGGCGATGGTGGTGCGATTATCCGTACCGCCGCCGAAAACGTCCCAGAAGAGGCAATTGCTACCGACGTCAACCGCCTGCACAGCCGGTGGGAGGACATCGTGGCACACGCCAAGAAGGAAAAGTCCTCCAAGGGTGCCAAGCCGGTGACCATGTATGAAGAGCCAAATATGCTCATCAAGGTGGTGCGCGATCTCTTCAACGAGGACTTCACCGAGCTCATCGTCGATGGCAAGCGTTCCTTCAATACCGTCCGCGCCTATGTGGATTCCATGGCGCCCGACCTTGCGGACCGTGTAGTGCGCTACCGCGCCAAGGACCACGGCGGGCAGGATGCCTTCGAGGCATACCGCATTGATGAGCAGCTGCATAAGGCGCTCTCGCGCAAGGTATGGCTGCCCTCGGGCGGCACGCTGGTTATTGACCGCACCGAGGCCATGACCGTCATTGATGTTAATACCGGCAAGTTCACCGGTTCCGGCGGCAATCTGGAAGAAACCGTTACCCGCAATAACCTCGAGGCGGCCGAAGAAATCGTGCGCCAGATGCGCCTGCGCGATCTTGGCGGCATGATCGTCGTGGACTTTATCGACATGGTCCTGCCAGAAAACCAGGATCTGGTGCTGCGCCGCCTGAAGGAAGCCTTGGGCCGCGATCGCACCCGCCACCAGGTCTCCGAGGTCACCTCGCTGGGCTTGGTGCAGATGACCCGCAAGCGCTTGGGCACCGGCCTGGTGGAGACCTTCTCCACCGAGTGCGAGTGCTGCAACGGCCGTGGCATCATCATTCACCAGTATCCGGTGGACGAGGCCGAGGACGATCAGCGCTCCAAGCATTCTGGCCGCAAGTCCAAGGCACACAAGAAGCAGCACCACGATCCGCAGCAGCACCCGACTGCGGTGGCGATGCATAAGCACGAGCTTGACGACGCCCCCGAAAACTCCTCCAAGCCCAAGCGCTTCAAAAAGACCCAGGCGCCGGTTTACGGTACCGAGAGCGAGGACGCCGCACGGGAATCTGCCAAGACGTCGTTGGAAGACCTCGTAGCAAACGTCGTTGTAGACGAGCGCGGTCCGGCTGAGTCGCAGGCCGAATCGGAAGAGCACAGCGGAGACCACGACCGCAGCAAGGAGCGCGGACGTGGACGCGGTCGCCGCCGCGCGCGCAAGCGCACTCAGACTGAGGTTTCCGATATCGAGGCCATCGCGTATGCCGCGGCGGATAATGCGGCCGAGAGCGACGAGGTGCAGGAATTTAATTCCTATGTCCCCGATGCGGATACGGACGCGGACTCGGGTGCCGTTGCTCAGGCACACCCTGGTGCAGCGGCCCGCTCCAAGCGTGGCAAGAAGCCGCGCCGGGCGACGCGCCGGTCTAAGGCCACGCACACGGCTGCAGGCGGCGAGCAGAAGGCACTGGAAAAGGAAGCCGCTCCGGAGAAAATAGCTCCGGAGAAAGCAACTGGAAAGACCTATGACGAGGCAGTAGCCGAGTTTGAGGCTTCCCCGCGCCGCAAGCGCCGCACCCGCGGCAATTCGCGCTCCGATAGGCGCCCGCAGCCGCAGGATTTCGCGGTCGCCGGTGAGCAGGACTCTGCCGACGCCGACGGTAACGCTAGCGGGACTGAAGCCCAGCACGGAGAGAAGACCTCGCGCGAAGAGCGCAAGGCTCGCGGGCGTGGCCGCCGTCGCTCAGTGCGCACCCAGCCGGCCAAGCGCCGGAGCACCTCGCGCGTGCCGCACGAGGTCAAGGAAAAGGCACAGGAGCACGGACACAAGCAGGCGGGCGGATCCGCCGAGCAGCGCCATGAAAAGGCCGCTGGCGCCGCACGCGCGGGTCGCGCCGGTGGTAAGGGCCGTGGGCGTCGCCGTGCCGTGCGCCAGGCCGCTCCTAAAAAGGCGGTAGCAGAGAATCCGAAGGTAGCGAAGACCGCCCCGGGCCGTTCGACGCAGCAGGATGGCTCGTCGGATCGTTCCGGTGCTGGCCAGCGGGCGGCCACGGGCGATACCAAGGTGCTGCGCCGCGGAAAGAAGAGGGCGGTGCGCAAGAAGGGGACGTCGGCAAGCGCCAAGGCCCCAAAGGTGCAGGATAACGCCGCTCAGAACCGGGCTGCAGGAAGCGGTGCACCCCAGGAAAATGCGCGCGCTAAGTCTGGGCGTGGCCGACGCCGCGTAGCACGGCGAAGCAAGTCTTAG
- the arsB gene encoding ACR3 family arsenite efflux transporter codes for MAVTQRPKLSFLDRFLPVWIIMAMAVGLLIGHFLPGIGEALSALEVGGISLPIALGLLVMMYPPLAKVRYEKTRDIAADGRLMVISIVLNWLVGPALMFTLAWIFLADQPELRTGLIIVGLARCIAMVLVWSDLSCADREATAVLVAINSIFQVAMFGVLGWFYLQILPGWLGLDTTSADFSFWSIVTAVLVFLGVPLLLGVLSRVWGEKVKGREWFENRFLPAVSPLAMIGLLYTIVLLFSLQGEQLVAQPTAVIKVAIPLVIYFVGMFFLALGVAKVVGMNYAQSASVAFTAAGNNFELAIAVSIGTFGAASAQALAGTIGPLIEIPVLVGLVYIMLWIGPKLFPGDKSLPS; via the coding sequence ATGGCCGTTACGCAACGCCCAAAGTTGTCATTTCTCGATAGATTCCTTCCTGTGTGGATCATCATGGCCATGGCTGTGGGGCTATTGATAGGCCACTTCCTGCCAGGCATTGGAGAAGCACTGTCTGCTCTAGAGGTTGGCGGTATTTCTCTTCCAATCGCGCTGGGCCTGCTAGTTATGATGTATCCGCCCTTGGCTAAAGTTCGCTACGAAAAGACTCGAGACATTGCTGCCGATGGCCGCCTGATGGTGATATCTATCGTGCTGAACTGGCTGGTGGGCCCTGCATTGATGTTCACCCTGGCGTGGATATTTCTGGCCGACCAGCCCGAGCTGCGAACCGGCTTGATTATCGTTGGGCTAGCCCGTTGTATCGCAATGGTCCTAGTGTGGTCCGATCTCTCCTGCGCCGATCGGGAGGCCACCGCCGTTCTTGTGGCCATTAACTCTATATTCCAGGTAGCCATGTTCGGTGTGCTGGGATGGTTCTATTTGCAGATTTTGCCAGGGTGGTTAGGGCTAGATACCACCTCTGCTGATTTCTCTTTCTGGTCTATCGTCACCGCGGTTCTCGTATTTTTGGGAGTCCCCCTACTGCTTGGTGTGCTCTCACGGGTCTGGGGTGAGAAAGTCAAAGGCCGCGAATGGTTTGAAAACCGCTTCCTTCCGGCAGTTTCTCCCTTGGCGATGATCGGCTTGCTCTATACCATTGTGTTGCTATTCTCCCTGCAGGGAGAACAGTTGGTAGCGCAGCCCACGGCGGTGATCAAGGTAGCGATTCCGTTGGTCATCTACTTTGTTGGAATGTTTTTCCTAGCTTTGGGCGTGGCAAAGGTCGTGGGAATGAACTACGCGCAATCCGCTTCCGTTGCGTTTACCGCAGCTGGTAACAACTTCGAACTAGCCATCGCGGTTTCCATCGGTACATTTGGCGCCGCGTCAGCACAGGCCCTCGCCGGCACCATCGGGCCACTGATTGAAATCCCAGTGCTCGTGGGCCTCGTTTATATAATGCTCTGGATAGGCCCGAAGCTCTTCCCAGGAGACAAAAGCTTGCCAAGTTAG
- a CDS encoding ArsR/SmtB family transcription factor, with protein sequence MDSSPSNADSTPDAQCCSLSSGPLSQGDSLRFSQQFKVLADPARLRLLSILCDEGCGPMSVTELTALSGLSQPTVSHHLGKLRESGLLIKQQSGRTVTHRVQKEAFRTLRQLLSFD encoded by the coding sequence ATGGACTCCTCCCCTAGCAATGCCGATAGCACCCCGGATGCACAGTGCTGTTCCCTGAGCAGTGGCCCACTCAGCCAAGGCGATTCCCTCCGCTTTTCCCAGCAATTTAAAGTACTTGCTGACCCAGCCCGCCTGCGCCTGCTATCCATATTGTGCGACGAGGGCTGCGGCCCGATGAGCGTTACGGAGCTGACCGCGCTTTCCGGCCTGAGCCAACCGACGGTATCTCATCACCTCGGCAAGTTGAGGGAATCCGGTCTCTTAATCAAGCAACAATCGGGCCGTACCGTTACCCATCGAGTGCAAAAGGAAGCCTTCCGCACACTGCGCCAGTTACTCTCCTTCGATTAG
- the ndk gene encoding nucleoside-diphosphate kinase, producing MTERTLILIKPDGVKNGHVGEIISRIERKGLKLAELDLRVADRETAEKHYEEHKDKPFFGDLVEFITSAPLIAGVVEGERAIEAWRQLAGGTDPVSKATPGTIRGDFALTVGENIVHGSDSPESAEREIAIWFPNL from the coding sequence ATGACTGAACGTACACTGATTCTCATCAAGCCGGACGGCGTAAAGAACGGCCACGTAGGCGAAATCATCTCCCGCATCGAGCGCAAGGGCCTGAAGCTGGCCGAGCTCGACCTGCGCGTTGCTGACCGCGAGACCGCGGAGAAGCACTACGAGGAGCACAAGGACAAGCCATTCTTCGGCGACCTCGTCGAGTTCATCACCTCCGCACCGCTTATCGCTGGTGTTGTTGAGGGCGAGCGCGCCATCGAGGCATGGCGTCAGCTGGCTGGCGGCACCGACCCAGTCTCCAAGGCCACCCCGGGCACCATCCGCGGCGACTTCGCTCTGACCGTTGGCGAGAACATCGTCCACGGCTCTGACTCCCCAGAGTCCGCTGAGCGCGAGATCGCTATCTGGTTCCCGAACCTCTAA
- a CDS encoding DUF4233 domain-containing protein — MSRDNHHPRGEHQPRPPRRTRGRGREEQIPESEIGPLGMGQAPVKDPLKSFNGMVIASSLTMEALALSFALPMLYKLYDGTLWTPFNYGFVIAAVVFHLVMIAFMNKKWALSVIVWAQLLCVIVGFMVHWAVAAIFIIFGLEWLLAVYLRSNLIARMKRGYLTTQHLNEK, encoded by the coding sequence ATGAGCCGCGACAATCACCACCCGCGCGGCGAGCACCAGCCTCGCCCGCCCCGCCGCACCCGCGGCCGTGGCCGCGAAGAACAGATCCCGGAAAGCGAGATCGGCCCGCTTGGCATGGGCCAAGCCCCAGTCAAGGACCCACTCAAAAGCTTCAACGGGATGGTCATTGCCAGCTCCCTGACTATGGAGGCGCTCGCCCTATCCTTCGCACTGCCGATGCTCTACAAGCTCTATGACGGTACCTTGTGGACCCCCTTTAACTACGGCTTTGTCATCGCCGCAGTGGTATTCCACCTCGTGATGATCGCGTTCATGAATAAGAAGTGGGCGCTGTCTGTCATCGTATGGGCGCAGCTGTTGTGCGTCATTGTGGGCTTTATGGTCCACTGGGCCGTGGCCGCCATCTTCATAATCTTTGGCTTGGAGTGGCTGCTGGCCGTCTACCTGCGCAGCAACCTCATCGCCCGCATGAAGCGCGGTTACCTCACCACGCAGCACCTCAACGAGAAATAA